Within Candidatus Krumholzibacteriia bacterium, the genomic segment TCCGCGCGTGACCACGCACGAGCACATCGACGTCCTGCGCGAATTCGGCTTCAACCGGCTCAGCATGGGGGTGCAGGACTTCACCCCCGAGGTGCAGGCCATCATCAGCCGATACCAGGACGAGCCGAGCACCCACGAGCTGTATGCTCACTGCCGCCGCCAAGGGTTCGACAGCATCAACGTCGATCTCATCTATGGCCTGCCGCTGCAGACCCTGGACACTTTCGCCCGCACCCTCGACTCGATCCTCGACATGCGCCCCGACCGCGTGGCGATGTACAGCTTCGCCTTCGTGCCCTGGAAGTCGGGCAATCAGAATGTGATGACCGAGGACATGCTGCCGCCCCCGGAGCTGAAGGTCGATCTCTACCTGCTCGGGCTGCGCAAGTTCGTCGACGCCGGTTACGTCCAGATCGGCATGGACCACTTCGCCCTCCCTGGCGACGAGCTGGCCCGGGCGTTGCATCACCACGCCCTGCATCGCAACTTCATGGGCTATACCACCAAGCCCGCCTCCGATAGCATCGCCTTCGGCGTTTCCGGCATCGGCGACCTGCAAGGTGCCTACATCCAGAACCAGAAGGCGCAGGACGCGTACTATGAGGCCCTCCGCGCCGCGCGGCTGCCAGTGTTGCGCGGGGTCTTGCTCTCCCGCGACGACGAGATCCGCCGGTACCTGATCACCCAGATCATGTGCAATTTCCACCTGGACGGCCGCGAGGTGGGGCGGCGTTTCGGGTTGGACTTCGAGACCACCTTCGCCGCCGAGCTGGAGGCGCTGCGGGAGCACGAGACGAACGGCTTCCTCCGCCTCCGCGACCACAGCATCGAGGTGACCCGGCTCGGTCGCGTCTTCATCCGCAACATCGCCATGGTCTTCGACAAGTACCTCGAGGGCAAGAAGAGCGAGCGCACCTTCTCCCGCACGATCTGAGTCCTTCATGCCTCCCTCCCGCACGCGCGTCGCCGTCGTTGGCGCTGGGATCTCGGGGCTCGCCCTGGGGTTCCACCTGCAGCGCCTGGGCGTCGAGGTGCAGGTGCTGGAAGAGCGCGAGCGCGCCGGCGGCAACATCCGTAGCGAACACCGTCAAGGCTATCTGTGCGAGTGGGGTCCGAACGGCTGGCTCGACAACGAACCCGCCACGGCGCGCCTGGTGGAAGCGCTCGGAATGCGAGAGCAGGTAGTGCAGGCGAGCGTCGCCGCGAGCCGGCGCTGGATCGTGCGTCACGGCAAGCTGCGGCTTCTGCCAGAAAAACCACAGGCGTTCCTGAGCAGCGACGTCCTGAGCCTCCGTGGTCGGCTGCGCGTGCTCCTCGAATGGGCGCAGCCGGCGCGCCGGGATGGGGCCAGCGAATCGGTCTTCGACTTCGCCGCCCGGCGCATCGGCCGCGAAGCTGCCGAGGTTCTCGTCGACGCCATGGTGACCGGCATCTACGCCGGGGACTCGCGCCGGCTCGACATGGAATGCGCCTTCCCGCGCCTACGCGAGATGGAGCGCCGCCACGGCGGCCTCTTCCGAGCCATGGCGGCAAAGCGGCGCGCAGCGCGCCAGGCGAGCGCCTCGGGCGGTGGCGCCCCTCGCCATACTGGTAGCGCCATGGGCCCAGGCGGCACGCTCACCTCTTTCACCGACGGGATGGAGTCGATCGTGCACGTCCTGTCGAGTCGACTCTCCGAGCACCTGCGACTCGGGACCGCGGTGGAGGGCATCGAACCCGTCGTCGTTCGGGAGGCCGGTGTACACCGCTGGCGCCTCGCGCTCCCTGGTCGCGGTAGCTTGGAAGCGGAGCATGTGGTGCTCGCGAGTCCGGCCTGGAAGGTGGCACCGCTGCTCCGGCCCCTCGACCCGGATCTCGCCGGCGCCACCGAGCGTATTCCCTCCGCGCCCGTGGCGGTCGTGTGTCTCGGCTTTGCAGCGCCGGACCTGCAGCACCTGACGCCAGGCTTCGGCTTCCTCGTGCCAGGGTGCGAAGGTCTCCCCATCTTGGGCACGCTCTTCGACAGCTGGGTGTTCCCGCATCGCTCCGACGCGCGCCACATTCTCATGCGGACGATGCTTGGCGGCGCCCGCGATCCCGGCGCCGTGGAGGCGAGCGACGCCGAGCTCGCGGAGCGCACTCTCGGCACCCTGCGCCGGCTCCTCGGCCTACGCGCCGACCCGGAGCGAGTCTTCGTCGTCCGCCATCCGCGCGGCATCCCGCAATACCCTGTCGGCCACCGGCATACGCTCGAGCGCATCGACACGGCGCTCACCCGCCACGCGGGCCTGCACCTCTCGGGGAATTCCTATCGCGGCATCGCCATGAATGCTTGCATCAAGGAAGCGGAAGCTCTGGCGCAGCGCCTTGCCGGCATCTGAACGCAGCCTTCCCATCCGGTGCTTGCGTCAATGCTGCAGGGGAGTCGCGCTCGAAGCGTCCGGCATTGCCGCCGGTGGGCAGAGCTCCGTTTCGACGCGCTCGGCGACGGCAGCGAGGCGGCCAAGGACGCGGAGATGGACCGCCGAAAGCAGCTGCACCAGGCTGGCGCACTGGGGCAGCACGGTCCATTCGAGGGCTACCGCCGCGGGCAGGTTGGCCTGAGCGAACTTCTCCAAAGTGATCGCCCCTTGGGCATGTTCGAATGGATAGGGCACCTCGCGCAACGCCTCGAGGAGCCGCCGTGTCCAGCGGGCGACAGCTTCCAGGCCATCGAGGGCCCGGCGCTTTTCTGCGTCACTGCTCTCTGCGTGCAACCGTTGCAGCTGTGCAGCGGCCTCGTTGTGGACGACGATGGCTTCATCGAGTTTCTTACTCATCCCTGCCAGCGCAAGGTAGACGGGATAACAACGCTCCACTTCCTGCGTCATCGCCTCGGCGTCCGCCAGGCGCTGGCGAGCGGAAGGTGTGGCGAGGAGCGCGAGGGCAGCCAGGAAGCGTTCGCTCATGACTCGACGCAGGTCGGCGACTACTTGCTCGTTCAGAGGCGGGGGGCTGTGGTTCGGCACGGTCTTCTTGGCAGCGGCCGCCTGACGCTCCGCTTCGAGAGCCTGCAAACCCAATTCGATCGCGCCTCGGGAGTGCGAGAGCACCAGCAAGGCCTCGGCCTCCGCTTCCAGTGGCTCCGGTAGCCGCTGCGGCAGCTCCACGGGATGCATGATCCCGAACAAGCCGTGGAAGTAACGACCCGCGTGCTCCATGTCGGCATCCAGCTCCTCCATCCCTTCCAGGAAATGTGGCAACGTCATCAGATTCTCCGGCTTGGGCTCGATGCCATGCACATCACGGTAGAAGGCACTGGTGACGGCGCGGGAGACTCCCGGGAAATCGACGACGAGGTCCGACGCCGGTCCCTCCAGGTGAAAGATCCCAGCGGCGCCTTCGGCCATAGCGCTCTCGATGCGGGCCGCATCGGCAGGATGGGTGTCGAAAAGGCTGGCCGGTTGTTCGATGCTCTCGATCTTTTTACGCAAGTCCTCCGGCATCTTCTCCGCCAGTGCCACCACCAGACCCGCATGATCGTCGCAGAGTCGCTTCTCGATCCATGAATCGGAAAGTACGCCGATGGCCCGTTGCGCCGCCACCGAGAGCACCCGCATGCGGAGAGCCGTGGAACGGAAGTGAGTGCTGCCGGCGACCCGTGCTTCGTAGCGGTCCGCATCGAGCTCCATCTGCCGGAGCATGAAGGTGCCGATCGCGTGCCCAGCCATCATGAGCAGCCAGAGGAACTTGCGCGTCACCCAGACCATGGCGCGGGCGAGGTAGAGAACGAGACCGATCCGAAACTCGACTTGTCGGGAGAGACGATGGATCTCCGCATCCCAGGCGTCCCGCTCGTAGACGACGCGGGCGAACCAGCCGTTCACCGAGCGGACGAGGTAGGTGAGGCGCATGCCGCTGCCTTGCGAGAAGTGTCCGAACTCGTGGGCCAGGACGCCGGCGAGCTGGCGCAGGGAGAGGCCGGCCAAGAGCGGCATGCCGATGGTGAGGCGCAGATCGCGGCCGAAGAAGCTCACCAGACCGCGACGGAACGCCGCCGATGCATTGACGTTGGCATCCACCGCCACCTGGGCGGGCGCCGGTGCCCGTACCGCCAGGCGCACCGACTCGACGAAGGCGAAGAGGAGGGGCTGGCTCGCAGCTTCCAGCACGATGGGCTCGAGTCGCCGCAGCGGCCGGGCGAAGAGCGGTTTGACCATGAACAGGAACAGGATCCCTCCTGCTGCCAGCGGCCCGAGGTAAACGAGCAATCGGTAGAGGATCGCGCCGCCGTGCAGGATTCTGACGCCGTGCGACGCGTAGTAACCGACTCCGTACGCCACCAGAACGGTAAATGCCACGTAGACGACCGGCAGGAGCACGGTCGCCAGTGCGACGAGCAAGAGCCCCAGACGGTAGGCCGGCTTGAGCGGCACGGGAGGCACGAATTCCCGGAAAGACTCGCGGAGAACGGACTCCGTGAGCGGGAACGCAGGCACGGCGGACCTTCGGGCTCTGGACCGATGCATGGCGATGCGCACCCGTGCACACGGGCGCTGGTGCCGCACCGCGGAGAATCCTGTGGGGAACGGGATTCTAGGAGAACCTCCAACGGCTGTCCAGGTCGGCTCTCCCCGCATTCGAGCGCTCGCCTCGGGTCTGCCTCGCCCGACCCCTCTCGGTCGCTTTTGCCGCGCTGGGCCCCGATCCGGCGCGCCTTGACTTCGGGATTTTTTCGTGGGACGATGGAGGCCGCCGGATGGCATGCCCTCCTCCGGAATCTACTTGTTCCCCTCGGGCGGAGCGGGCATGCGTCGCGTGGACAATCCTCCTAATCCCTTCGAGCCGCTGGAGCGTGAGTGGCTCGACGAGCCGCCTCCGGCGACACTCCAAATCTTCGCGGACGACAGCCGCGCCATCCTGAGCGAGAACTCCAGCCCGGATCTCCCCTTCCGCTGGAGCATCAACCCTTACCGCGGCTGCTTCCACGCCTGCGCTTACTGCTACGCGCGCCCCACTCACGAGTATCTCGGCTTCGGGGCCGGCACGGACTTCGAAAGCAAGATCGTGGTCAAGCCCCGGGCGGCCGAGCTCCTGCGTGCCGCCTTCATGCGCCCCTCCTGGACTGGCGAGCTCATCGTCTTCTCCGGCGACACCGATTGCTACCAACCGCTCGAGTCGCGCTGGCGGCTGACGCGGCGCTGCCTCGAGGTGTGCGCCGAGTTCCGCAACCCGGTCGGCATCATCACCAAATCTCCCCGCGTGCTCCGCGACCTCGACCTGCTGCAGGAGCTGCACCGCCGGGCCAACGTCTGCGTGTTCCTCAGCATCCCGTTCGCCGACGATGCCGTCGGCCGCGCCATCGAGCCGCAGGCACCGCCGGTGTCGAGGCGTTTCGAGGCTCTGCTCAGACTGGCGGAGGGGGGCATCCCCACCGGCGTTTCCGTGGCGCCGATCATCCCGGGATTGAACGACGCGGACATCCCCCGGATCCTGGAACGCGCCCGTGCGGCGGGAGCGCGGTACGCCCAGTCCGTGTTGCTGCGCTTGCCGGGTGCCGCGCTCCCCGTCTTCCTCGCGCGCCTGCGCACCGCCCTCCCCGAGCGGGCGCGCCGGGTCGAGAACCACATCCGCGCCGTACGCGGCGGCAAGCTGAACGAGTCCCGTTTTTTCGCGCGGCAGGCCGGTCAGGGCATCTACTGGGAGATGATCGAAAAGCAGTGGCAGCTGCACAAACGCCGTCTCGGCTTCGAGACGGGACGCAACGGCGAAAGCGAGAGCCGACCGCGGACCTTCGTCCGCCCCGGCGCGCAAGCTCGGCTGTTCTGAAACAACGACCTCAACGCACTTCGGTGCGGCGAATCACACGGGACGCTGCCGTGTCGCCCACGTGCAGCTCGTCCACGAGGTCGACGAAGAGGCCGTGACCCATGACGCCGGGGAGCACATCGAGCCTGGCCGCCAAGGCGGCCGGATCCTCGATGGCGCCGAAGTCGACATCCAGGATCTTGTTGCCGTTGTCGGAGAGATAGGGAGCCTTGCCGGCGAGACGGAGACGCGGCTTGCCTCCCAGAGCCTCGAGGCGCCGCCAGGCCGCACCCATGGCGAAGGGCAGTACTTCGACCGGGACGGCGAGGCGCAGCGTGTCGGCCAGTTTCGACGTGTCCACCATGAGGTGAACCCGCCGGGCGCAGCGCGCCACGATCTTCTCGCGCAGCAGCGCCCCCCCGTAGCCCTTGATGACGGCGAGACGCGCATCCACTTGATCGGCGCCGTCGATGGCGAGATCGAGCTCGGGGTGCAACTCCAGCGTCGTCAGCGGAATGCCTAGGCGCTCCGCCTCCTTCTGCGTCGCCAGCGACGTGGGCACGCCGATGACGTCGAGCTTCTCCGCGCGGATGCGTTCGGCCAACACCTGCAGGGCCCGCATCGCCGTCGAACCCGATCCCAGCCCGAGGATCTCCCCGTTTCGCACCACCGCCACCGCCGACCGCGCCGCACGCTCCTTCGGCTCCATGCACGCTCCTCCCGCGCTCCGATGCTCAGCGACCGCGGAACAGATTCTTGACGTGGCTCCAGCTCACGGACGCCGTGGGTGTGATGCCGGAGATGTCCAGGGCCCAGATCGAATCCTTGTCGGTGTCGGTGACCCAGAGATACGTTCCGTCCCAGGCGTTGCCGACCGGGTACAACCCCGGCGTGTTGTAGGTGTGCAGCGTGTCGCCGGTGGCCGGCTCGATGGCGAAGCCGATGCCGC encodes:
- the hemG gene encoding protoporphyrinogen oxidase, coding for MPPSRTRVAVVGAGISGLALGFHLQRLGVEVQVLEERERAGGNIRSEHRQGYLCEWGPNGWLDNEPATARLVEALGMREQVVQASVAASRRWIVRHGKLRLLPEKPQAFLSSDVLSLRGRLRVLLEWAQPARRDGASESVFDFAARRIGREAAEVLVDAMVTGIYAGDSRRLDMECAFPRLREMERRHGGLFRAMAAKRRAARQASASGGGAPRHTGSAMGPGGTLTSFTDGMESIVHVLSSRLSEHLRLGTAVEGIEPVVVREAGVHRWRLALPGRGSLEAEHVVLASPAWKVAPLLRPLDPDLAGATERIPSAPVAVVCLGFAAPDLQHLTPGFGFLVPGCEGLPILGTLFDSWVFPHRSDARHILMRTMLGGARDPGAVEASDAELAERTLGTLRRLLGLRADPERVFVVRHPRGIPQYPVGHRHTLERIDTALTRHAGLHLSGNSYRGIAMNACIKEAEALAQRLAGI
- a CDS encoding PA0069 family radical SAM protein; this translates as MRRVDNPPNPFEPLEREWLDEPPPATLQIFADDSRAILSENSSPDLPFRWSINPYRGCFHACAYCYARPTHEYLGFGAGTDFESKIVVKPRAAELLRAAFMRPSWTGELIVFSGDTDCYQPLESRWRLTRRCLEVCAEFRNPVGIITKSPRVLRDLDLLQELHRRANVCVFLSIPFADDAVGRAIEPQAPPVSRRFEALLRLAEGGIPTGVSVAPIIPGLNDADIPRILERARAAGARYAQSVLLRLPGAALPVFLARLRTALPERARRVENHIRAVRGGKLNESRFFARQAGQGIYWEMIEKQWQLHKRRLGFETGRNGESESRPRTFVRPGAQARLF
- the rpiA gene encoding ribose-5-phosphate isomerase RpiA, yielding MEPKERAARSAVAVVRNGEILGLGSGSTAMRALQVLAERIRAEKLDVIGVPTSLATQKEAERLGIPLTTLELHPELDLAIDGADQVDARLAVIKGYGGALLREKIVARCARRVHLMVDTSKLADTLRLAVPVEVLPFAMGAAWRRLEALGGKPRLRLAGKAPYLSDNGNKILDVDFGAIEDPAALAARLDVLPGVMGHGLFVDLVDELHVGDTAASRVIRRTEVR
- the hemN gene encoding oxygen-independent coproporphyrinogen III oxidase, with the protein product MKSIQPQQPLPEPELTPELIRRFDRPGPRYTSYPTAVEFHAGVGEADYAGKLAAADARSSEPLSLYFHLPFCHERCTFCGCHVIITKKRERALEYLGYLQRELDLVCKHLPHRRRVAQYHWGGGTPTYYTPAEMRQLHQAVLDRFEILPEAEVAIEIDPRVTTHEHIDVLREFGFNRLSMGVQDFTPEVQAIISRYQDEPSTHELYAHCRRQGFDSINVDLIYGLPLQTLDTFARTLDSILDMRPDRVAMYSFAFVPWKSGNQNVMTEDMLPPPELKVDLYLLGLRKFVDAGYVQIGMDHFALPGDELARALHHHALHRNFMGYTTKPASDSIAFGVSGIGDLQGAYIQNQKAQDAYYEALRAARLPVLRGVLLSRDDEIRRYLITQIMCNFHLDGREVGRRFGLDFETTFAAELEALREHETNGFLRLRDHSIEVTRLGRVFIRNIAMVFDKYLEGKKSERTFSRTI
- a CDS encoding M48 family metalloprotease is translated as MPAFPLTESVLRESFREFVPPVPLKPAYRLGLLLVALATVLLPVVYVAFTVLVAYGVGYYASHGVRILHGGAILYRLLVYLGPLAAGGILFLFMVKPLFARPLRRLEPIVLEAASQPLLFAFVESVRLAVRAPAPAQVAVDANVNASAAFRRGLVSFFGRDLRLTIGMPLLAGLSLRQLAGVLAHEFGHFSQGSGMRLTYLVRSVNGWFARVVYERDAWDAEIHRLSRQVEFRIGLVLYLARAMVWVTRKFLWLLMMAGHAIGTFMLRQMELDADRYEARVAGSTHFRSTALRMRVLSVAAQRAIGVLSDSWIEKRLCDDHAGLVVALAEKMPEDLRKKIESIEQPASLFDTHPADAARIESAMAEGAAGIFHLEGPASDLVVDFPGVSRAVTSAFYRDVHGIEPKPENLMTLPHFLEGMEELDADMEHAGRYFHGLFGIMHPVELPQRLPEPLEAEAEALLVLSHSRGAIELGLQALEAERQAAAAKKTVPNHSPPPLNEQVVADLRRVMSERFLAALALLATPSARQRLADAEAMTQEVERCYPVYLALAGMSKKLDEAIVVHNEAAAQLQRLHAESSDAEKRRALDGLEAVARWTRRLLEALREVPYPFEHAQGAITLEKFAQANLPAAVALEWTVLPQCASLVQLLSAVHLRVLGRLAAVAERVETELCPPAAMPDASSATPLQH